The following coding sequences lie in one Flagellimonas eckloniae genomic window:
- a CDS encoding RagB/SusD family nutrient uptake outer membrane protein translates to MKNFKTLGILLAFATVVGCSDLEEVPVGRLSPDGLVQSPADVQTLINGAIGNMATEAYWGRKLSLPIMLRSDMVSIGDLGTPGRRQDVDRFSMSDDNGMVTALWPRAYQVIAATNEAIAAAATLTGFPPEQIDPVTAQAHFFRAYTYYHLVRLFGEIPYLDAPVVNVEEASQIGKSSVDAVYNNIIADLELAKSQLPDNQSVSALPSKATAAAFLASVYLTLGEFQNAYDEAKFVIDNEGAFNLGLAADFQDLFDHAAQTSTNEFLLSLDFNGFSDGDTGRDYAPALTGIRANERGNIGGGWSVAVPTINVYNSWDGRDYRKAVSLDTTGIFDGVEEPFTAFPDFDSRNIQSAYIAKYTRAIGPTGTGNGRASSLNYGLMRYAEVLLIAAEALNELSPGSGEAAGYVNRVRARAREGNGSAFPADVAGGMSQDDFRNMVLEERKWELAFEFKRWYDIKRRQLGPEVFGPGSLEPQPNFDPSRDYLFPLPFDELDRNPNLAPNNPGY, encoded by the coding sequence ATGAAAAATTTTAAAACTTTAGGAATTCTTCTGGCATTTGCTACGGTAGTGGGGTGCTCGGATTTAGAAGAGGTGCCCGTAGGTAGGCTGTCGCCAGATGGTCTGGTACAGTCACCGGCAGATGTTCAAACCTTGATTAACGGTGCCATTGGTAATATGGCCACAGAGGCTTATTGGGGAAGAAAACTGTCGCTGCCAATTATGTTGAGAAGTGATATGGTTTCCATAGGAGATTTAGGGACACCAGGCCGTCGGCAAGATGTCGATAGATTTTCAATGTCCGATGATAATGGTATGGTCACGGCATTATGGCCAAGGGCATACCAAGTCATAGCGGCAACGAATGAAGCCATTGCGGCGGCAGCTACCTTGACAGGGTTTCCACCGGAACAAATTGATCCGGTAACAGCTCAAGCACACTTTTTTAGAGCATATACCTATTATCATTTGGTTCGATTGTTTGGCGAAATCCCATACCTTGATGCGCCAGTAGTCAATGTCGAAGAAGCTAGTCAAATAGGCAAGAGCTCCGTGGATGCGGTATACAACAATATCATTGCTGATTTAGAGCTTGCCAAATCACAACTTCCAGATAACCAATCTGTTAGCGCTTTGCCATCAAAAGCAACGGCAGCGGCATTTTTAGCTTCAGTTTATTTAACCTTAGGGGAATTTCAAAATGCTTATGATGAAGCAAAATTTGTAATAGATAACGAAGGTGCCTTTAATTTGGGTCTTGCCGCTGATTTTCAAGATTTGTTTGACCATGCCGCCCAAACAAGTACGAACGAATTTCTTTTAAGTCTTGATTTTAACGGTTTCAGTGATGGGGATACAGGAAGGGATTATGCACCTGCCCTAACTGGAATACGAGCAAATGAACGCGGCAACATTGGAGGTGGTTGGTCTGTTGCTGTACCTACGATTAATGTATATAATTCATGGGATGGTCGTGACTACAGAAAAGCGGTAAGTTTAGACACCACAGGAATATTCGATGGCGTAGAAGAACCCTTTACTGCTTTCCCTGATTTTGATTCAAGAAATATCCAAAGTGCCTATATCGCTAAGTATACAAGAGCCATTGGGCCTACAGGAACAGGAAATGGTCGGGCATCAAGTTTAAATTATGGATTAATGCGTTATGCTGAGGTCTTGTTGATAGCTGCAGAAGCTTTAAACGAATTGAGCCCGGGTTCTGGAGAAGCGGCCGGTTATGTCAATCGCGTAAGAGCAAGAGCAAGGGAAGGCAACGGTTCAGCTTTCCCAGCGGATGTTGCAGGAGGTATGTCGCAAGATGATTTCAGGAATATGGTGCTGGAAGAGCGTAAATGGGAACTTGCCTTCGAATTCAAAAGGTGGTATGACATCAAAAGAAGACAACTAGGTCCAGAGGTTTTTGGACCCGGAAGTTTGGAACCACAACCTAATTTTGATCCAAGTCGAGATTACTTATTTCCTCTGCCTTTCGATGAGTTGGATAGGAACCCCAATTTAGCTCCCAACAATCCCGGTTATTAA
- a CDS encoding glycoside hydrolase family 88 protein yields the protein MNRVSYFVLTVGFTLFFLSCKTDGKDENVTSSVSIDSLVQTRYQKLLKYPLDSLSFPRSYNPTANEIRKVPSRDWTSGFFPGNLWHLFQLTGNEAFKERAQEWTSFIEKEKLNAGTHDMGFKVFCSFGEGLRIGKNEDYKKIIVESAKTLSTRYNEQVECLRSWDFNQDVWEFPVIVDNMMNLELLFEATKISGDSTYHNIAVSHANTTLKNHFREDSSSYHVVVYDTINGKVKDKVTHQGFNASSAWARGQAWGIYGFTMAYRYTKDAEYLAQAKSSASFYMQHPNMRDDGIPYWDFNDPNIPDAVRDVSAATIVTSAFYELSQYDNDSRYLEYANKVMETLNTEEYILGPEVQAPFILKHSTGNWPRKDEMDKPIVYGDYYYLEALLRKESQ from the coding sequence ATGAATAGAGTTAGTTACTTTGTCTTGACTGTTGGTTTTACTTTATTTTTTCTGTCTTGTAAAACCGACGGTAAAGACGAAAATGTTACAAGTTCTGTATCGATAGACTCATTAGTACAAACACGGTATCAAAAGCTATTGAAGTATCCTTTGGATTCTTTAAGTTTTCCTAGAAGCTATAATCCAACGGCAAATGAAATAAGAAAAGTTCCTTCTAGAGATTGGACCAGTGGATTTTTCCCCGGTAATCTTTGGCATTTATTCCAACTTACGGGAAATGAAGCGTTCAAGGAACGTGCACAAGAATGGACAAGCTTTATTGAAAAGGAAAAGCTAAATGCAGGTACACACGACATGGGCTTTAAAGTATTCTGCAGTTTTGGTGAAGGATTAAGGATTGGTAAAAACGAAGATTATAAAAAAATTATAGTTGAAAGCGCCAAGACCTTATCCACTCGCTATAATGAACAAGTGGAATGCCTTCGGTCTTGGGATTTTAATCAAGATGTTTGGGAATTTCCCGTAATCGTTGACAATATGATGAACTTGGAATTGTTGTTCGAGGCAACAAAAATTTCAGGTGACAGTACCTATCACAATATTGCAGTTTCCCATGCCAATACTACACTCAAAAACCATTTTAGAGAAGATTCAAGTAGCTATCATGTAGTTGTTTATGATACCATAAATGGTAAGGTAAAAGATAAGGTTACCCATCAAGGTTTCAATGCTTCTTCAGCATGGGCTAGGGGTCAGGCCTGGGGTATTTATGGGTTTACTATGGCGTATAGATATACCAAAGATGCCGAATATCTGGCACAGGCAAAATCTAGCGCTTCATTTTATATGCAACATCCAAATATGCGAGATGATGGTATTCCGTATTGGGATTTCAATGACCCTAATATTCCTGATGCAGTAAGAGATGTCTCTGCTGCAACAATTGTTACCTCAGCGTTTTATGAGCTTTCACAATATGATAATGATTCTCGGTATTTGGAATACGCCAATAAGGTCATGGAGACTTTAAATACAGAGGAATACATTCTAGGACCAGAAGTTCAAGCACCATTTATTTTAAAACATAGTACCGGTAATTGGCCAAGGAAAGACGAAATGGATAAACCGATTGTTTATGGAGATTATTACTACTTGGAAGCACTTCTGAGAAAAGAAAGTCAATGA
- a CDS encoding glycoside hydrolase family 2 protein — translation MKLKCIIFCVALFLLNCGQKPEEGALRTKENINKEWSYLENPTRSLADIENSLDWVSIDLPHTWNSEDPTDNMAGYRRSGSWYKKELELDGINPDKRYLLYFEGANITAKVYMNGSEIGTHIGGYIGFEIDISEHLQKGQNSIYVRVDNSYDRDIIPSQKSDFFIYGGITRDVWLITKPKTSIGNVKLTTPKVSHEKASLQVEVPLEGAEQVSDLKLIVVLKNEKGEVVVSKSEKVSSKTTTITITDIQNPQLWDISDPNLYKVNVSLSSNEEIIDEVLEKVGFRWFEFKKNGPFYLNGKRVLLRGTHRHEEHAGVGAAMSNEQHRKDMEQIKEMGANFVRLAHYPQDPEVYKACDELGILVWDELPWCRGGLGEETWQKNTKNMLTEIIDQNHNHPSIIIWSLGNEMYWLPDFEGGDDTTKMNTFLSELNTLAHKLDPTRKTAIRKYYEGADIVDVFSPSIWSGWYSGSYKSYQKAIETYKPQYNHFLHAEYGGSSHVGRHSENPITGEGVIKSEGWEEAIVQTKVANIAKIGDWSENYIVDLFDWHLRITETDSTFVGNAQWAFKDFGTPLRPENDIPYMNQKGLVDRNGKPKDAYYVFKSYWSDAPFIYIESETWTKRQGPKGKPRSINVFSNCDVVNLIHNGNELGKKVKDITKFPASGLVWDIDFEEGDNQLIAVSEMAGNTIRDTLNISYRYTKNGSAKELLLSSSKLKNGNFLLTAMAVDENGLRCLDYEDKVYFQCLEGGKALKNQGTPTGSEVIGMANGQASIEIIPDDTEIDLTVMVLNQNFKGTYLTIEK, via the coding sequence ATGAAATTAAAATGTATCATTTTCTGTGTTGCTTTATTTCTTTTGAATTGTGGACAGAAACCTGAAGAAGGCGCACTTAGAACAAAAGAGAATATAAATAAAGAATGGTCCTACCTAGAGAATCCAACTCGTTCACTCGCAGATATTGAAAACAGCTTAGATTGGGTTAGCATTGATTTGCCCCATACGTGGAACAGTGAAGACCCAACAGATAATATGGCCGGTTACCGAAGAAGTGGTAGTTGGTATAAAAAAGAGCTTGAACTCGATGGAATAAACCCAGATAAGCGATATCTTCTCTATTTTGAAGGAGCAAATATAACCGCAAAGGTCTATATGAACGGTAGTGAAATAGGTACACACATTGGGGGGTATATTGGTTTTGAAATTGATATTTCTGAGCATCTTCAAAAAGGGCAAAATAGTATCTATGTGCGAGTCGATAATAGTTATGACAGAGATATAATTCCGTCCCAAAAGAGTGACTTTTTCATCTACGGAGGTATTACAAGGGATGTTTGGCTAATTACCAAACCTAAAACTTCGATTGGGAATGTAAAACTGACTACACCAAAAGTATCGCACGAAAAAGCTTCACTTCAAGTTGAAGTCCCTCTGGAAGGTGCGGAACAAGTATCGGATTTGAAGCTTATAGTAGTATTGAAAAATGAAAAAGGAGAAGTTGTCGTGTCTAAGTCTGAGAAGGTGTCTTCGAAAACTACAACAATAACAATCACTGATATTCAAAATCCCCAACTATGGGATATATCAGACCCAAATCTTTATAAAGTAAATGTATCATTGTCTAGTAATGAAGAAATCATCGATGAGGTTTTGGAAAAAGTAGGTTTTCGTTGGTTTGAGTTTAAGAAAAACGGGCCATTCTATCTTAACGGTAAACGTGTATTGCTCCGCGGCACTCATCGTCATGAAGAACATGCGGGTGTTGGGGCTGCCATGTCAAACGAACAGCACCGAAAGGATATGGAGCAGATTAAGGAGATGGGTGCAAATTTTGTTCGTTTGGCGCATTATCCACAAGACCCAGAGGTCTACAAAGCCTGCGATGAGCTTGGTATTTTGGTTTGGGATGAACTTCCTTGGTGCAGAGGGGGTTTAGGTGAAGAAACATGGCAAAAGAACACCAAGAATATGCTCACAGAAATTATCGATCAAAATCATAACCATCCCAGTATTATTATTTGGTCATTGGGCAATGAAATGTATTGGTTGCCCGATTTTGAGGGTGGCGACGATACTACAAAGATGAATACCTTTTTGTCCGAGTTGAATACGCTTGCCCATAAATTGGACCCTACCCGTAAAACGGCGATAAGAAAGTACTATGAAGGTGCCGATATCGTAGATGTTTTCTCACCGTCCATTTGGTCGGGTTGGTACTCTGGGAGCTACAAGAGTTATCAAAAGGCCATAGAGACCTATAAGCCACAATACAATCATTTTTTGCATGCAGAATACGGTGGGTCCAGTCATGTGGGACGACATTCTGAAAATCCCATTACCGGTGAGGGAGTAATAAAATCCGAAGGATGGGAAGAAGCCATAGTTCAGACCAAGGTCGCCAACATTGCCAAGATTGGGGATTGGAGCGAAAATTATATTGTGGACTTATTTGACTGGCACCTGCGTATTACCGAAACGGACTCGACCTTCGTAGGCAACGCACAATGGGCGTTCAAGGACTTTGGAACACCTTTGCGACCAGAAAACGATATTCCCTACATGAACCAAAAAGGTTTGGTTGACCGAAACGGAAAGCCTAAGGATGCATATTACGTTTTTAAGAGCTATTGGTCTGATGCCCCTTTCATTTACATAGAATCAGAAACGTGGACGAAGCGACAGGGGCCAAAAGGCAAACCAAGAAGTATCAATGTTTTTAGCAATTGTGATGTAGTTAATCTCATTCACAACGGTAATGAATTGGGAAAAAAAGTGAAAGACATCACTAAGTTTCCCGCTTCAGGTCTTGTTTGGGACATTGATTTTGAAGAAGGTGACAATCAATTGATTGCTGTTTCTGAAATGGCTGGTAACACGATACGTGATACGCTGAATATTTCTTACCGCTATACTAAAAACGGTTCGGCCAAAGAACTGTTGCTCTCTTCATCTAAATTAAAAAATGGAAATTTCTTGTTAACCGCCATGGCTGTCGATGAAAATGGGTTACGATGTCTGGACTATGAGGACAAGGTATATTTTCAATGCCTTGAAGGCGGTAAGGCTCTTAAAAACCAAGGAACACCTACTGGTAGTGAGGTCATTGGCATGGCAAACGGGCAGGCATCCATAGAAATTATTCCAGATGACACCGAGATTGATTTAACCGTAATGGTCCTAAATCAAAATTTTAAGGGTACTTATCTAACCATTGAAAAATAG
- a CDS encoding alginate lyase family protein encodes MKNIIVLLCLFFLGCKQEPRLFDDPIFDKEKARILKLAEKYIDATPVTVTAESCGRSAGGIHDFYSEGDYWWPDPENPEGPYIRKDGMTNPDNFTAHRYAMIRLSQICGALASAYLITDDTFYVKQLVPHLKAWFIDETTLMNPNLEYAQAIKGKVTGRGIGIIDTIQLLDVVKAIIAIQDANLLSNEEVTKLKTWFANYLRWMDTHPYGISEQAKDNNHGACWFLQAAVFSEFTENERMQAYVKEKFKKVLLPCQMAEDGSFPKELNRTKPYGYSLFNLDIMTGIAQVISNTNENMFVFDHEGRSIKKGVEFLYPYIKNKADWPYEKDVLHWDDWPVRHPFLLFTGRSLDNMEYLDIWNQLDADFDNPEVIRNMPIRYPLIWLN; translated from the coding sequence ATGAAAAATATAATCGTATTACTATGCCTCTTCTTTCTCGGGTGCAAGCAGGAGCCAAGACTATTTGATGACCCTATTTTCGATAAAGAAAAAGCAAGAATATTGAAATTGGCTGAAAAATATATCGATGCAACACCAGTTACGGTAACAGCTGAATCTTGTGGACGTAGTGCCGGGGGAATACATGATTTTTATTCTGAAGGTGATTATTGGTGGCCCGACCCTGAAAACCCTGAAGGACCTTACATTCGAAAAGATGGAATGACCAATCCTGATAATTTTACGGCACATCGTTATGCTATGATACGGCTTAGCCAAATATGTGGTGCTTTGGCGTCCGCCTATCTAATTACTGATGATACATTCTATGTAAAGCAATTGGTTCCACATTTAAAAGCATGGTTTATAGATGAGACAACATTAATGAACCCCAATCTGGAATATGCGCAGGCAATAAAAGGTAAGGTAACAGGAAGAGGTATTGGCATCATTGATACAATACAATTATTGGATGTGGTCAAGGCCATCATCGCCATACAGGATGCTAATTTGCTTTCCAACGAAGAAGTTACCAAGTTAAAGACTTGGTTCGCAAATTATTTACGATGGATGGATACCCACCCTTATGGAATTTCTGAACAAGCTAAGGATAACAACCACGGTGCCTGCTGGTTTTTACAGGCAGCCGTTTTTTCTGAATTTACAGAGAATGAAAGAATGCAGGCTTATGTAAAAGAGAAGTTTAAGAAGGTTTTATTGCCGTGCCAAATGGCTGAAGATGGTTCATTTCCGAAAGAATTGAATAGAACCAAGCCTTATGGGTATTCCTTGTTCAATTTAGATATAATGACGGGCATTGCCCAAGTAATTTCTAATACAAATGAGAATATGTTTGTGTTTGACCACGAAGGTAGAAGTATAAAAAAAGGGGTTGAATTTCTATATCCTTATATAAAGAATAAAGCAGATTGGCCCTACGAAAAAGATGTGCTTCATTGGGATGATTGGCCGGTACGCCATCCATTTTTATTGTTTACAGGCAGGTCACTGGACAATATGGAATACCTTGATATATGGAACCAGCTAGATGCCGATTTTGATAATCCGGAGGTAATACGGAATATGCCTATACGCTATCCATTGATCTGGTTGAATTAA
- a CDS encoding lactonase family protein, whose amino-acid sequence MNYRIVLLLPLLGLLLNCSNKTTKTFLFIGSFTEGKPAKGILVYEFDVNSGALQLVHEEENTINPSFLKVSPDGRHLYSVLESQLQSNGKVAAFAVDSLTGRLQLLNFQDSGGRNPAHLAIHSTGNYLVNSNYTDAGISVFKINANGSLHKNHQLITFQDSSIVKGRQDAAHLHSTNFSPDGDFSFGQDLGADKIRVFEVIYPTKNTLQLEESGFITIKPGSGPRHFTFHPDGNFGYGVAELSGTITAYSYTDGKLEYIEDYLSYSKKQDLYRAADIHISPDGKFLYASNRGPEEDSISIFSIDKNTGRLTLVGHEPTFGEHPRNFCIDPSGNFLLVANQFTNNVVVFKRHSETGRLSKLQKELAIENPSSLQMRTYGE is encoded by the coding sequence ATGAATTATAGAATTGTTCTTCTTTTGCCCCTACTTGGCTTATTGCTGAATTGCTCGAACAAGACTACAAAGACTTTTTTGTTCATAGGGAGTTTTACAGAGGGAAAACCAGCAAAAGGAATTCTTGTTTATGAGTTTGATGTCAATTCTGGGGCGTTACAACTCGTACATGAGGAAGAGAATACCATCAACCCTTCATTTTTAAAAGTTTCGCCTGATGGTCGCCATTTGTATTCAGTATTGGAGAGTCAATTGCAATCCAACGGAAAAGTAGCTGCATTTGCTGTCGATTCTTTAACTGGAAGATTACAGTTATTGAACTTCCAAGATTCTGGTGGTAGAAATCCTGCCCACTTGGCTATACATTCTACTGGGAATTATTTGGTAAATTCAAATTATACCGATGCTGGGATATCGGTCTTTAAAATAAATGCCAACGGTAGTCTACATAAAAATCACCAACTCATTACCTTTCAAGACAGCAGTATTGTTAAAGGTAGGCAAGATGCGGCACATTTGCATTCCACTAATTTTTCACCAGATGGGGATTTTTCGTTCGGGCAAGATTTAGGAGCAGATAAAATAAGGGTTTTTGAAGTTATTTATCCCACCAAGAACACATTACAACTCGAAGAGTCTGGCTTTATAACCATAAAACCAGGTAGTGGTCCAAGACATTTTACGTTTCATCCCGATGGCAACTTTGGTTATGGCGTGGCAGAATTAAGTGGCACGATAACGGCATATTCTTATACAGATGGAAAGCTTGAGTACATCGAAGATTACCTGTCATACAGTAAAAAACAAGATCTTTATCGCGCAGCTGATATTCATATTTCGCCAGATGGAAAATTTCTTTACGCCTCTAATCGTGGACCAGAAGAAGACAGTATTTCTATATTTTCAATAGACAAGAATACAGGTAGGCTAACTCTAGTAGGACACGAACCTACTTTTGGCGAGCATCCCAGAAATTTTTGTATTGACCCGTCAGGTAACTTTTTGTTAGTGGCCAACCAATTCACCAACAATGTGGTCGTTTTTAAAAGACATAGTGAAACAGGGAGACTATCAAAACTGCAAAAAGAGTTAGCTATCGAAAATCCTTCAAGTTTGCAAATGCGAACTTATGGAGAGTAA
- a CDS encoding sulfatase has protein sequence MKRCFYHSLLIVLLSVSCKGQQKEVQKIESEPLNILMIAVDDLRPELNIYGASHIKSPNLDKLGSESMVFERAYCNIPVCGASRASILTGVRPTRNRFINAFTKKDEDYPKAVSLPMLLKQNGYRTVSNGKIYHHKTDDADAWDEIWQADRLWDYALEESQETRRNTHRGLPFESADVHDSVYRDGKLALKVIGDLKKFKRSEEPFFLTMGVAKPHLPFTAPTKYWNLYNREEIELPESYIRPISTPTKAFHKFGELRNYEGIPKEGHLPEALAKELIHGYYAAVSYIDAQIGLVLDELDKLGMAENTIVVLWGDHGWFLGDHQLWCKHSTFEKALRTPLFIKVPHKTKGQKTKAITEYVDVYPTLCELIGIAVPNTVEGRSVVSIINGEESDKNWAVSKFKDAVTLIKGDLFYTEWTDDKGIAYERMLFDHSKDPLELDNLAEKATYQETVAQLAKELREKWGKDFLSGKAESEKN, from the coding sequence ATGAAGCGCTGTTTTTATCATTCTTTACTAATTGTTTTGTTGTCGGTTTCTTGCAAGGGCCAACAAAAAGAAGTTCAAAAAATTGAATCTGAGCCATTGAATATCTTAATGATTGCGGTTGATGATCTGCGGCCCGAATTAAATATCTATGGAGCCAGTCATATCAAATCTCCTAATTTGGACAAACTCGGTTCTGAAAGTATGGTGTTCGAACGTGCCTATTGCAACATTCCCGTATGTGGAGCTTCCAGAGCTAGCATTTTAACAGGAGTAAGACCAACTAGGAATCGCTTTATAAATGCATTTACCAAGAAAGATGAAGACTATCCAAAAGCTGTTTCGTTACCAATGTTGTTAAAACAAAATGGGTATCGAACAGTTTCAAACGGTAAAATATACCATCATAAAACCGATGATGCCGATGCTTGGGACGAAATCTGGCAAGCTGACAGATTATGGGATTATGCCCTTGAAGAAAGTCAAGAAACTCGAAGAAATACGCACAGGGGCCTACCATTTGAATCAGCTGATGTGCATGATTCGGTCTATCGCGATGGTAAATTGGCTTTGAAAGTCATCGGAGATTTAAAAAAGTTTAAACGTTCGGAAGAACCTTTTTTTCTGACCATGGGCGTGGCAAAGCCCCACCTTCCGTTCACTGCTCCAACAAAATACTGGAATTTGTACAACCGTGAAGAAATTGAATTGCCCGAAAGCTATATCCGGCCAATATCCACACCTACAAAAGCCTTTCATAAGTTTGGTGAATTACGCAATTACGAAGGAATCCCAAAAGAAGGGCATCTTCCTGAAGCCTTAGCCAAAGAATTGATTCATGGCTATTATGCTGCGGTAAGTTATATAGACGCCCAGATAGGGTTGGTACTGGACGAACTGGACAAACTTGGTATGGCAGAAAACACCATTGTTGTGCTTTGGGGAGACCATGGATGGTTTCTTGGTGACCATCAGCTATGGTGCAAGCATTCAACATTTGAAAAGGCCTTGCGAACCCCATTGTTCATAAAAGTACCTCATAAAACAAAAGGTCAGAAAACAAAAGCAATAACTGAATATGTTGATGTATACCCAACACTATGCGAGCTTATTGGCATAGCTGTTCCAAATACTGTTGAAGGGCGTAGTGTTGTTTCCATAATTAATGGTGAGGAAAGCGATAAGAACTGGGCTGTCAGCAAATTTAAAGATGCCGTCACCTTGATAAAAGGAGATTTATTCTACACTGAATGGACGGATGATAAGGGTATTGCATACGAGCGTATGCTATTTGATCATAGCAAAGACCCATTGGAACTTGATAATTTAGCAGAAAAAGCAACATATCAAGAAACAGTTGCCCAACTGGCAAAAGAACTACGGGAAAAATGGGGTAAGGATTTTTTATCAGGTAAAGCTGAATCAGAAAAAAATTGA
- a CDS encoding nucleoside hydrolase-like domain-containing protein, producing MKGLRFVLVIFMLSSMTTTYSQEKNSRLIILADMGNEPDEEQQMAHMLLYSNEFDLEGLIAVSGKYLNSEHRLPERRRLYPELFHKIINGYEKVYPNLKKHADGYPEPSHLKSIVVSGHTDYGVAAISKGKSNQGSELLLNSFLKEDQRPLYIVVNAGSNTLAQALMDYEAAHSKKELKNLLKKIWVFENGAQDDAGAWICANYPEINWLRSNYQTYAYGGPAWAWGKSKDEDKKGPHTWKPYTYSATGQHQWALEHIKNHGALGWVYPLRENHSGKMVFIEGGGTIPWLGLVHQGMTDFTKPHWGGWSGRFSAEKVKNVYSRHQSVKATEVNYGDFEVYAEAKDTWTDTAMDSIYNNIYAPVWRWRQAYFDDFKGRMDWCVASFENANHHPVAAINGDDTEKIHIINTKAGEQIVLDGSASTDPDDDMLNYHWWIYHEAGTYSKKDINIQNDVTSKPLIQIPDDAQGTTIHVIFELSDENNIAKLSDYRRIIIQVD from the coding sequence ATGAAAGGACTACGATTTGTATTAGTAATCTTCATGCTCAGTAGTATGACTACTACCTACTCCCAAGAGAAGAATTCACGTTTAATAATCCTAGCAGACATGGGTAATGAACCCGATGAAGAACAACAGATGGCCCATATGCTACTGTACTCCAATGAGTTTGATTTGGAAGGCCTTATTGCAGTAAGTGGAAAGTACCTGAACTCAGAACATCGTCTGCCTGAGCGGCGAAGGCTATATCCTGAACTTTTCCATAAAATTATTAATGGATACGAAAAAGTATATCCCAATTTAAAAAAGCATGCAGATGGCTACCCCGAACCATCACATTTAAAGTCTATTGTTGTATCTGGACATACGGATTATGGGGTTGCCGCAATCAGTAAAGGAAAAAGTAATCAAGGTTCAGAACTCCTATTGAATAGTTTTTTAAAAGAAGACCAAAGACCATTATATATTGTAGTAAATGCGGGCTCCAACACGCTAGCGCAGGCGCTAATGGATTATGAAGCAGCACATTCAAAAAAAGAATTAAAAAATCTGCTCAAAAAAATCTGGGTATTTGAAAATGGTGCGCAAGATGACGCCGGTGCATGGATATGTGCCAATTATCCCGAAATCAATTGGCTACGCAGCAACTATCAAACCTATGCTTATGGTGGTCCGGCATGGGCTTGGGGGAAATCAAAAGATGAGGACAAAAAGGGGCCACATACCTGGAAACCTTATACTTACAGTGCAACTGGTCAACATCAATGGGCGTTGGAACATATTAAAAATCACGGCGCTTTGGGTTGGGTATATCCACTACGCGAGAACCACTCAGGGAAAATGGTATTTATAGAAGGAGGAGGCACTATTCCTTGGTTGGGCTTGGTACATCAAGGTATGACCGATTTTACAAAACCCCATTGGGGTGGTTGGAGTGGTAGATTCTCTGCGGAAAAAGTGAAAAATGTATATTCAAGACATCAAAGTGTAAAAGCTACGGAAGTGAATTATGGAGATTTTGAAGTATATGCAGAGGCAAAAGATACTTGGACGGATACCGCAATGGATTCTATTTATAATAATATATACGCGCCTGTGTGGCGATGGCGACAAGCCTACTTTGACGATTTCAAAGGTCGCATGGATTGGTGTGTTGCTTCCTTTGAAAATGCCAATCATCATCCGGTTGCAGCTATTAATGGGGATGATACGGAGAAAATTCACATTATAAATACAAAAGCCGGAGAGCAAATCGTACTTGATGGGTCAGCTTCAACAGACCCCGACGACGATATGTTAAACTATCATTGGTGGATATATCATGAAGCGGGGACGTATTCTAAAAAAGATATCAATATTCAAAATGACGTTACATCAAAACCATTAATACAAATTCCCGATGATGCTCAAGGAACGACCATTCATGTCATATTTGAATTAAGTGATGAAAATAACATTGCTAAGCTCTCAGATTACAGAAGAATCATAATTCAAGTTGATTAA